A stretch of Lathyrus oleraceus cultivar Zhongwan6 chromosome 6, CAAS_Psat_ZW6_1.0, whole genome shotgun sequence DNA encodes these proteins:
- the LOC127091603 gene encoding legumin J precursor — MITVTMSKPFLSLLSLSLLLFASACLATSSEFDRLNQCQLDSINALEPDHRVESEAGLTETWNPNHPELKCAGVSLIRRTIDPNGLHLPSFSPSPQLIFIIQGKGVLGLSFPGCPETYEEPRSSQSRQESRQQQGDSHQKIRRFRKGDIIAIPSGIPYWTYNHGDEPLVAISLLDTSNIANQLDSTPRVFYLGGNPETEFPETQEEQQGRHRQKHSYPVGRRSGHHQQEEESEEQNEGNSVLSGFSSEFLAQTFNTEEDTAKRLRSPRDERSQIVRVEGGLRIINPKGKEEEEKEQSHSHSHREEKEEEEEEEEDEEEKQRSEERKNGLEETICSAKIRENIADAARADLYNPRAGRISTANSLTLPVLRYLRLSAEYVRLYRNGIYAPHWNINANSLLYVIRGEGRVRIVNCQGNTVFDNKVRKGQLVVVPQNFVVAEQAGEEEGLEYVVFKTNDRAAVSHVQQVFRATPSEVLANAFGLRQRQVTELKLSGNRGPLVHPRSQSQSH, encoded by the exons ATGATCACAGTCACAATGTCCAAACCTTTTCTATCTTTGCTTTCACTTTCCTTGCTACTCTTTGCAAGCGCATGTTTAGCAACTAGCTCTGAGTTTGACAGACTTAACCAATGCCAGCTAGACAGTATCAATGCATTGGAACCAGACCACCGTGTTGAGTCCGAAGCTGGTCTCACTGAGACATGGAATCCAAATCACCCTGAGCTAAAATGCGCCGGTGTGTCACTTATTAGACGCACCATCGACCCTAATGGACTCCACTTGCCATCTTTCTCACCCTCTCCACAGTTGATTTTCATCATCCAAGGAAAGGGTGTTCTTGGACTTTCATTTCCTGGCTGTCCTGAGACTTATGAAGAGCCGCGTTCATCACAATCTAGACAAGAATCCAGGCAGCAACAAGGTGACAGTCACCAGAAGATTCGTCGATTCAGAAAAGGTGATATCATTGCCATTCCATCGGGAATTCCTTATTGGACATATAACCATGGCGATGAACCTCTTGTTGCCATTAGTCTTCTTGACACTTCCAACATTGCAAACCAGCTCGATTCAACCCCAAGA GTATTTTACCTTGGTGGGAACCCAGAAACAGAGTTCCCCGAAACACAGGAGGAACAACAAGGAAGGCATCGGCAAAAGCATAGTTACCCTGTTGGACGTAGGAGTGGACATCACCAACAAGAAGAGGAATCTGAAGAACAAAACGAAGGTAACAGCGTGCTGAGTGGCTTCAGCTCAGAGTTTTTAGCACAAACGTTCAACACTGAAGAGGATACAGCGAAGAGACTCCGATCTCCACGAGACGAAAGGAGTCAAATTGTGCGAGTTGAGGGAGGTCTCCGCATTATCAACCCCAAGgggaaggaagaagaagaaaaagaacaAAGTCATTCTCACTCTCACAGAGAGgagaaggaagaagaagaagaagaagaagaagatgaggAGGAGAAACAAAGAAGTGAGGAAAGAAAGAATGGTTTGGAAGAAACTATCTGTAGTGCCAAAATTCGAGAGAACATTGCGGACGCTGCACGTGCCGACCTTTATAACCCACGTGCTGGTCGTATCAGCACTGCAAACAGTTTAACTCTCCCAGTCCTCCGCTATTTACGCCTCAGTGCTGAGTATGTTCGTCTCTACAGG AATGGTATATATGCTCCACACTGGAACATAAACGCCAACAGTCTGCTGTACGTGATAAGGGGAGAAGGAAGAGTTAGGATTGTGAATTGCCAAGGAAACACGGTGTTCGACAACAAGGTGAGAAAGGGACAGTTGGTGGTGGTACCGCAAAACTTTGTGGTGGCGGAACAAGCTGGGGAGGAAGAAGGATTAGAGTATGTTGTGTTCAAGACAAATGACAGAGCTGCTGTTAGCCACGTACAACAGGTGTTTAGGGCCACTCCTTCAGAGGTTCTTGCAAATGCTTTTGGTCTTCGTCAACGCCAAGTCACGGAGTTAAAGCTCAGTGGAAACCGTGGCCCGCTGGTTCACCCTCGGTCTCAATCTCAATCTCATTGA